The following proteins come from a genomic window of Shewanella halifaxensis HAW-EB4:
- a CDS encoding glycine cleavage system protein R, with amino-acid sequence MKKTFVTTVSGVTEPGIIKSLAEITRKHGGEWQMSKVIKLGGHFTALFEVTIEAESQPQLESDFVTHFPALYFSYALVAERAPSACQRVKLVFDCNDRPGLTRDIDDILADLEVELESLECHRLAVIGMSSPVFSSILTLAIPGSITSERVIESLEGLSDDVRVSQI; translated from the coding sequence ATGAAGAAGACTTTTGTTACCACTGTCAGTGGTGTGACGGAGCCTGGCATAATCAAATCATTAGCTGAGATCACCCGAAAGCATGGTGGTGAATGGCAAATGAGTAAAGTGATTAAACTTGGCGGGCATTTCACTGCTTTGTTTGAGGTGACTATCGAGGCTGAGTCTCAGCCCCAACTTGAGTCGGACTTTGTGACTCATTTTCCCGCACTGTATTTTTCCTACGCCCTAGTCGCTGAGCGAGCTCCGAGCGCATGCCAACGCGTCAAACTTGTATTTGATTGTAATGACCGCCCCGGTCTAACACGAGATATCGATGATATTTTGGCGGATCTTGAGGTTGAATTGGAATCGTTGGAGTGTCACCGTTTAGCCGTTATAGGCATGAGTTCTCCCGTATTCTCTTCAATCTTAACGTTAGCTATTCCAGGATCGATAACCAGTGAGAGGGTGATCGAGTCACTCGAAGGTTTGAGTGATGATGTGAGGGTGAGTCAGATCTGA
- a CDS encoding hemolysin family protein, with the protein MDVLILMALILLNGVFAMSEIALVSARNSRLQKLADKGDSGAANAIILKQDPTRFLSTVQIGITTIGLLNGIYGEAALAAPLAEYLTSWGVSSKTASMASTVIVVLGITYLSIVIGELVPKRLAQLHPELFARLVARPLTFLAMLSRPFVTLLAWSTDLMLKLLGKGRGSGEETITEEDIFALLMEGSRSGSIAPHERDMVRNVFHLDDRKVSSLLTPRSDIIAFDLSKPIDSNLTSLLASEHDRFPIIDREIDNPIGVLSANKLLKIKISGVLDNAAIKSAAFPPVFIPESWSGSQLLAFFRHTGEHIAFIVDEYGDLQGIVTHTDLLEALAGEFKSASPDDIGSKLHADGSWTINGLISILVLKELLELDALPDEELHGYHILSGMMMWCLDSMPKVGDVFVWEQWRFTVLTLDGNRPDKIEVTPVPKS; encoded by the coding sequence ATGGACGTGTTGATCTTAATGGCGCTTATTCTTCTTAACGGGGTGTTTGCGATGTCTGAAATTGCACTGGTTTCAGCCCGCAATAGCCGTTTACAAAAGCTTGCCGATAAAGGAGATAGTGGCGCTGCTAATGCGATTATACTTAAACAAGATCCCACTCGATTTCTATCTACAGTACAGATTGGCATAACGACCATAGGCCTGCTTAATGGTATCTATGGTGAGGCGGCACTGGCGGCACCATTAGCCGAGTATCTAACTTCGTGGGGAGTATCTTCAAAAACGGCCTCTATGGCTTCAACCGTTATTGTTGTTCTGGGGATCACTTATCTATCTATTGTCATTGGTGAACTGGTTCCCAAAAGACTAGCCCAGCTCCATCCCGAACTTTTTGCCCGCCTAGTTGCTAGGCCACTCACCTTTCTAGCCATGCTATCTCGCCCCTTTGTGACGCTACTGGCCTGGTCGACAGATCTCATGCTTAAGCTTCTGGGTAAAGGTCGTGGAAGCGGTGAAGAAACCATCACTGAAGAAGATATTTTTGCCCTGTTAATGGAAGGATCACGCAGTGGTAGCATTGCGCCTCATGAACGAGATATGGTGCGTAATGTCTTCCATCTCGATGACCGTAAGGTGTCATCTTTACTCACCCCCCGCAGCGACATCATAGCCTTTGATTTAAGTAAGCCTATAGATAGCAATCTAACATCTTTGCTAGCCTCAGAGCATGATCGCTTTCCCATCATTGATAGAGAGATAGATAACCCCATTGGCGTGCTATCTGCAAATAAGCTACTGAAAATAAAAATATCAGGAGTACTGGATAATGCCGCAATAAAGTCAGCAGCATTTCCGCCCGTCTTTATTCCAGAGAGCTGGAGCGGTAGTCAGCTATTGGCTTTTTTTCGTCACACAGGTGAACATATAGCCTTTATTGTCGATGAATATGGCGATCTGCAAGGCATAGTGACCCATACCGACCTGCTTGAAGCGTTGGCTGGTGAGTTTAAATCTGCTTCACCCGATGATATCGGATCCAAGCTACACGCTGATGGCAGCTGGACCATTAATGGACTTATCTCTATTTTGGTCCTCAAAGAACTCCTAGAGTTAGACGCCCTTCCCGATGAGGAGCTGCATGGCTACCACATCCTTAGCGGCATGATGATGTGGTGTCTAGATAGCATGCCCAAGGTTGGAGATGTATTTGTGTGGGAGCAGTGGCGCTTTACAGTGTTAACGCTTGATGGCAATCGGCCCGATAAGATTGAGGTGACGCCAGTTCCAAAAAGTTAG
- a CDS encoding BCCT family transporter translates to MSNLTQSVDRKSTDENYLAAHPPEQSDASTKVNPFSSPVLWLSGGFLALFVLLAVFDTSALSNIIQVGFSKVTQWFGPFWQILLLANFIIGLYLAFARTGDVKLGNRSTPEIDTFKWLAIVLCTLLAGGGVFWAAAEPIAHFVSSPPFYGEAEGRTLAINALSQSFLHWGFLAWAILGSLAAIVLMHLHYDKGLPLQPRTLLYPIFGDKALNGWIGTLTDTFCIIAVAAGTIGPIGFLGLQISYALNALFGVQDTLITQSLVVLFAIAMYTLSALSGLSRGIQLISRYNILLSAALIIFILLFGPTSFIIDGYMQGVAKMVNNFVPMSLYRGDANWLSWWTVFFWGWFIGYGPMMAIFIARISRGRTIRQLILSISIIAPLITCFWFSVVGGSGLAFELAEPGVISTAFEGFNLPGVLLAITSQLPMPSLIAVLFLILTTTFIVTTGDSMTYTISVVVTGSTEPSGAMRAFWGILMGLVAIALISMGSGGISALQSFIVITAVPVSFVLLPSLWQAPKMAKAMAEQQFGKPSLNHAQASHSQTEHSQTKHSQAKQSG, encoded by the coding sequence ATGTCGAATTTGACACAATCTGTTGATCGTAAATCAACAGATGAAAACTACCTTGCAGCCCATCCCCCTGAACAAAGTGATGCGTCAACCAAGGTAAATCCCTTCTCCAGTCCAGTACTCTGGTTAAGTGGCGGCTTTTTAGCTCTCTTTGTACTGCTTGCTGTTTTCGATACCTCAGCTCTGTCCAACATCATTCAAGTTGGATTCTCTAAAGTGACCCAATGGTTTGGCCCATTTTGGCAAATTCTTTTGCTGGCTAACTTTATTATTGGTCTCTACTTAGCCTTTGCTAGAACTGGCGACGTTAAGCTCGGTAATCGCAGCACCCCAGAAATTGATACCTTCAAATGGTTGGCGATTGTTCTGTGTACCCTGTTAGCCGGTGGTGGTGTATTTTGGGCTGCAGCTGAGCCTATCGCTCATTTTGTTTCCTCGCCACCTTTTTACGGTGAAGCAGAGGGGCGCACGCTGGCGATCAATGCCTTATCTCAATCTTTTCTGCATTGGGGGTTTCTTGCATGGGCGATACTCGGTAGCTTAGCCGCGATTGTTTTAATGCATCTACACTACGACAAAGGTTTACCATTGCAACCTCGCACTTTGTTGTATCCCATTTTTGGCGATAAAGCACTTAACGGTTGGATTGGTACCTTAACCGACACATTTTGTATTATTGCTGTGGCCGCCGGTACGATTGGTCCAATTGGCTTTCTTGGTCTGCAAATTAGCTATGCGCTCAATGCGCTTTTTGGTGTGCAAGATACCTTAATCACCCAGAGTTTGGTGGTACTGTTTGCCATCGCTATGTATACCTTATCGGCATTAAGTGGCCTAAGCCGCGGCATTCAGCTAATAAGCCGCTACAACATTTTACTTTCTGCTGCACTGATCATCTTCATTCTACTATTTGGCCCTACCAGCTTCATCATCGATGGCTACATGCAGGGCGTGGCTAAAATGGTCAATAACTTTGTGCCGATGTCACTCTACCGAGGCGATGCTAATTGGCTAAGTTGGTGGACGGTGTTTTTCTGGGGCTGGTTTATTGGCTATGGTCCGATGATGGCGATCTTCATTGCGCGAATTTCTCGCGGCCGCACGATTCGTCAATTGATCCTGTCTATTTCTATTATTGCACCACTCATCACCTGTTTCTGGTTTAGTGTTGTCGGTGGATCTGGCCTTGCGTTCGAGTTAGCGGAGCCCGGTGTTATCTCGACAGCATTTGAAGGATTTAATTTACCTGGCGTGTTGCTGGCTATTACCTCACAACTGCCAATGCCGTCGCTGATTGCAGTACTGTTTTTAATCCTAACGACCACATTTATCGTCACTACAGGTGATTCGATGACTTATACCATTAGTGTGGTCGTGACAGGTTCCACCGAGCCTAGTGGCGCAATGCGTGCGTTTTGGGGAATATTAATGGGACTGGTTGCTATCGCATTGATCTCGATGGGCTCTGGTGGCATTTCCGCCCTACAGTCGTTTATTGTGATCACTGCCGTTCCGGTGTCATTTGTTTTGCTACCATCACTGTGGCAAGCACCCAAAATGGCTAAAGCGATGGCGGAGCAGCAATTTGGTAAGCCATCACTCAATCATGCGCAAGCAAGCCATTCACAAACAGAGCATTCACAAACAAAGCATTCGCAAGCAAAGCAATCCGGATAA
- a CDS encoding N-acyl-D-amino-acid deacylase family protein gives MRQLIKNATVIDGTGGAAFKGDVLIDNQLIIDVAPLIELAADSVIDAGGAYLTPGFIDVHSHSDLATFLPQGFKPKVLQGITTELIGVCGLGVAPLPKPLQAEVRERLIIGNPNIDWSWDSFSSYGAALKRHGLEVNLSAFVPHGLLRYQICGNSSLTMDGSQRERLAQLADQALSEGALGISLGLIYHPALFSDKRELLTLAQVAAKHHKPLVVHMRSESDEVIEALQEMIILSQQAGCQLHISHLKLIGRRNAAKVSRLLALIDRHELTFDQYPYNYGSTTLLSILPPSLIRTYEPDALMIALKKAEIRQQVRDWFAERILPQAGEPWDNLPALLGWENILICEVGSQSAKQWLGCSITECAQKMDQHPVDFALDLLVSERGNVRMIDYFMDEELVEQIFQHPRGMVGTDTIFGGHLHPRVSGSFPRIIQRFVSQRQLLPLEQAVHKMTGLSAETFSLHKRGRLAPGYYADISLFDASFSDNSTIDKPDAYATGLRDLWVNGKRKVKQGEYLEIRSGELLL, from the coding sequence GTGCGTCAGTTAATCAAAAACGCCACCGTCATAGATGGAACTGGTGGGGCAGCTTTTAAAGGCGACGTTCTAATTGATAATCAGTTGATTATTGATGTGGCACCGCTTATCGAACTTGCTGCTGACAGTGTCATCGATGCTGGTGGTGCCTATCTGACTCCAGGGTTTATTGATGTTCATAGTCACAGTGATTTAGCGACATTTTTACCACAGGGATTTAAGCCAAAAGTGCTGCAAGGGATCACCACCGAGCTTATCGGTGTCTGCGGCCTTGGGGTCGCCCCGCTACCCAAACCACTTCAGGCGGAGGTCAGAGAGCGCCTGATCATCGGTAACCCTAATATCGATTGGAGCTGGGACAGTTTCAGCAGCTATGGCGCTGCCCTTAAACGGCATGGGCTGGAGGTCAATCTGTCTGCCTTTGTTCCCCACGGCTTATTGCGTTATCAGATCTGCGGTAATAGCAGTTTGACGATGGATGGCTCTCAGAGAGAAAGGCTGGCTCAGCTAGCTGATCAAGCCTTAAGTGAAGGGGCTCTTGGGATCAGCTTAGGGCTCATCTACCACCCGGCGCTGTTTAGTGACAAGCGTGAGCTATTAACTCTGGCTCAAGTCGCTGCTAAACACCATAAACCCTTAGTTGTGCATATGCGCAGCGAAAGCGATGAGGTTATTGAGGCGTTGCAGGAGATGATTATCCTGTCGCAACAGGCTGGGTGCCAGCTGCATATCTCTCACCTAAAGCTAATCGGGCGACGAAATGCTGCTAAAGTATCAAGGTTACTGGCACTGATTGATCGCCATGAACTGACATTTGATCAATATCCATATAACTACGGCAGCACAACACTGCTCTCTATTTTACCGCCTAGCCTTATTCGCACATACGAACCCGATGCCTTGATGATTGCCCTGAAAAAAGCGGAGATCAGACAGCAAGTTCGAGATTGGTTTGCTGAGCGGATTTTGCCTCAGGCTGGTGAGCCATGGGACAACCTGCCTGCTCTGTTGGGCTGGGAAAATATCTTAATCTGTGAAGTGGGATCTCAGAGCGCAAAGCAGTGGTTAGGATGTTCTATTACTGAGTGCGCACAAAAAATGGATCAGCACCCTGTTGATTTTGCACTTGACCTTCTTGTTAGCGAGCGAGGAAATGTGCGTATGATTGATTACTTTATGGATGAGGAGCTAGTTGAGCAGATCTTTCAGCACCCTAGGGGGATGGTTGGTACAGATACCATATTTGGAGGGCATCTTCACCCAAGAGTTAGTGGGTCATTTCCACGGATTATTCAACGGTTTGTCTCGCAGCGTCAGCTACTGCCACTTGAGCAGGCCGTACATAAGATGACCGGTTTGAGTGCAGAGACTTTTTCGCTCCACAAGCGAGGCAGGTTAGCGCCGGGCTACTATGCCGATATCAGCTTGTTTGATGCTAGTTTTAGTGACAATTCAACGATAGATAAGCCTGATGCCTATGCAACGGGGTTGCGTGATTTGTGGGTGAATGGCAAGCGAAAAGTGAAGCAGGGTGAGTATCTAGAAATCCGCAGTGGCGAGCTGTTACTGTAG